A genomic window from Trueperella bialowiezensis includes:
- a CDS encoding HigA family addiction module antitoxin, translating into MTEKLYAPIHPGEILMKDFIEGFEITQHKLAVSIGVPPRRINEIVHGKRGITADTALRLGKYFGVEPQFWLNLQSRYDLEVAEDRIAGEVAEIKPLQVP; encoded by the coding sequence ATGACTGAAAAACTTTATGCCCCCATTCATCCGGGTGAGATCTTGATGAAGGATTTTATTGAGGGATTCGAAATCACCCAGCACAAGCTTGCTGTGTCGATCGGCGTGCCGCCTCGCCGGATTAACGAGATCGTCCACGGCAAGCGCGGGATCACGGCGGATACTGCGCTTCGGCTCGGAAAGTACTTTGGGGTCGAGCCACAGTTCTGGCTTAATCTGCAGAGCCGGTACGACCTCGAGGTCGCCGAGGATCGCATCGCGGGAGAGGTGGCCGAAATCAAGCCACTTCAAGTTCCCTGA
- the ychF gene encoding redox-regulated ATPase YchF: MSLTIGIAGLPNVGKSTLFNALTRANVLAANYPFATIEPNVGVVPLPDPRLERLAEIFGSEKILPATVSFVDIAGIVRGASEGEGLGNQFLANIREADAICQVTRAFADPDVTHVDGKVDPKSDIDTITTELVLADMQTLEKQLPRLQKELTGKKISADVVDTAKEALDILGEGTTLYAAGRHLDQQILKSFNLMTTKPFIYVFNTDEDGLANEQMQAELRELVAPAEAIFLDAKFESELVELDDDEARELLESTGQEEAGLDKLARVGFDTLGLQTYLTAGPKEARAWTIHKGWTAPQAAGVIHTDFERGFIKAQVVSFDELDEYGSIAEARAHGRVRMEGKDYVMADGDVVEFMFNV, encoded by the coding sequence GTGTCTTTAACCATTGGAATTGCTGGATTGCCTAACGTTGGCAAGTCGACTTTGTTTAACGCGCTCACCCGCGCGAACGTTTTGGCGGCGAACTATCCGTTTGCCACGATTGAGCCCAACGTGGGCGTGGTGCCGTTACCCGACCCGCGGCTGGAACGGCTGGCGGAGATTTTCGGCTCTGAAAAGATTTTGCCGGCCACCGTGTCTTTCGTTGATATTGCTGGCATTGTGCGTGGGGCCTCGGAGGGGGAGGGGCTGGGTAACCAGTTCTTGGCTAACATTCGCGAGGCGGACGCGATCTGCCAGGTGACGCGCGCGTTCGCGGATCCGGACGTGACCCACGTGGACGGCAAGGTCGATCCGAAGTCGGACATCGACACGATCACCACCGAACTCGTGCTCGCCGACATGCAGACCCTCGAAAAGCAGCTGCCGCGCCTCCAAAAGGAGCTGACGGGCAAGAAGATCAGCGCCGACGTCGTCGACACCGCTAAAGAGGCCCTCGACATCCTCGGTGAGGGCACAACCCTGTATGCGGCCGGGCGGCACCTCGATCAGCAGATTCTCAAGTCGTTCAATCTGATGACCACCAAGCCGTTCATCTACGTGTTCAACACCGACGAGGACGGCCTCGCCAACGAACAGATGCAGGCCGAGCTGCGCGAGCTTGTGGCGCCGGCTGAGGCGATCTTCTTGGATGCGAAGTTCGAGTCGGAGCTTGTCGAGTTGGACGACGACGAGGCCCGCGAGCTACTGGAATCTACCGGCCAAGAGGAGGCGGGGCTCGACAAGCTGGCCCGCGTCGGCTTCGACACGCTCGGCCTGCAAACCTACCTGACGGCCGGCCCGAAGGAAGCCCGCGCTTGGACGATCCACAAGGGGTGGACGGCACCCCAGGCGGCCGGCGTCATTCACACCGATTTCGAGCGCGGCTTCATCAAGGCGCAGGTGGTGTCGTTCGACGAGCTGGACGAATACGGTTCGATCGCCGAAGCCCGTGCGCACGGCCGCGTCCGTATGGAAGGCAAGGATTACGTCATGGCCGACGGCGACGTCGTCGAATTCATGTTCAACGTCTAG
- a CDS encoding YczE/YyaS/YitT family protein: MVREIKSFIFFSVGVAMLAIGLAFITQSGLGTSAIGSPMWVFSVLTSLSFGMWNFIFNVAFVVLQWVLLRKDFPLWYWIQIPIAMFFSGILDLTMNLLAPYVPQQYQARLLFLFAGVFIVAVGVAFEVATSKYFLPGEGIVSAIAKVGGWPFPKVKVIFDVSLVAFAIVASLLLFGRVEGVREGTVIAAVFTGVIVGWIQRPIDAAYAWFVGAPPSDAESR; the protein is encoded by the coding sequence GTGGTGCGAGAAATCAAATCTTTCATTTTCTTCAGCGTCGGCGTTGCCATGTTGGCAATCGGCCTGGCATTCATCACGCAAAGTGGACTGGGGACGTCGGCGATTGGCTCGCCCATGTGGGTGTTCTCGGTGCTCACCTCGTTGAGCTTTGGAATGTGGAATTTCATTTTCAACGTGGCCTTCGTGGTGCTCCAATGGGTGCTGCTACGCAAAGATTTTCCGCTGTGGTATTGGATTCAAATACCGATCGCCATGTTCTTCTCCGGCATCCTCGACCTGACGATGAACCTGCTCGCCCCATACGTCCCGCAACAATACCAAGCTCGCCTGCTCTTCCTATTCGCCGGCGTGTTTATTGTGGCCGTTGGCGTGGCATTCGAGGTTGCGACCTCGAAATATTTTCTACCCGGCGAAGGGATCGTGAGCGCGATCGCGAAAGTGGGCGGCTGGCCGTTCCCCAAGGTGAAGGTAATCTTCGACGTCTCACTCGTCGCATTCGCAATCGTCGCCTCGCTCCTACTTTTCGGGCGCGTTGAAGGTGTGCGTGAGGGAACCGTGATTGCCGCCGTGTTCACGGGCGTGATCGTCGGCTGGATTCAACGGCCCATCGACGCCGCGTACGCGTGGTTCGTAGGGGCGCCGCCGAGCGACGCCGAAAGCCGGTAA